A stretch of DNA from Fusobacterium mortiferum ATCC 9817:
TAGATGGAAATGGGATAGTATCTAAAGTACTAAAAGGAGAGTTTCAGTTAGAAATAGCTAAAAAAATATTTACTCAATTGATAAAAAGTGGAGATATTCCAGAAGGGATATTTTGTGCTAATGATGAGATGGCAATAGGTTGTTTAGAAGCTTTAACAGAAAATGATATAGCTTATGAGAAGGTTAAATTGATAGGATTTGACAATAACCAAATTTCAAGACTTTATAGACCTAGAATTACAACTATAGGATATAATTTAGATAAAATGGCTGATAAAGCTGTAGAGGCTATTTTAAAATTAATAGCTGGAGAAAAAATAAAAACAAATGTTTATAATGGAGAATTAAAGCTTTATGAAAGAGAAACATAGTTTCTCTTTCATTTTAGAAAATAAGGAAAGCGGTTTCTAAAAGGAGAAAAAATATGTACTTAAGTTTTGATGTTGGAGGAACTAAAACAAAATATTCTTTAATAAATGAAAGAGGAGAGATTCTAAAGAGTGGTAGTATAGATACTCAAGATAATAAAGATACAATCTTTAAAAGAGTAAAAGAAGTAGTTGAAAAATTTCAAAATGAAGGAGACAAAATAGATGGGCTAGCTTTTAGCATGCCTGGAGTAATAGATGTAAAAAGAGGACATATGATTACAGGTGGAGCTCTATATGATTTATATGATTTTCCTTTTAAAAGTGAATTAGAAAAATATATAGGGATTCCTGTGGAGTTGGAAAATGATGTAAATTGTGTAGCACTAGCAGAAAAATGGCTAGGGAATGCTAAAGAATGTGAAAATTTTCTTTGTCTAACTGTTGGAACAGGAGTAGGTGGAGCTATATATATAGATGGAAAGATGGTAAGAGGAAGGGGATTTGCTGCTGGAGAATTTGGATTTATGATAACTGATAGAAGAGAAAATTATGAAGAAGCAAGTCTTAGTATGTCTGGAAGTGTAAGAGGTGGATTAATAAAAGCTTATGCTAAGAAGAAAAATATGAATTGGGAAGAGTTAAGAGGAGAAGAGATATTTGAGTTTTCTAAAAATGGAGATAAAATTGCGACAGAGGTAATTGAAGAATTTTATACATCCTTAGCTTATTCAATTTATAACTTAGCTGTTAGTTTAAATCCTGAAAAAATACTTATAGGTGGAGAGATAACAAAAAGGGAAGATTTTATAGAAATTATAGAGAAAAAAGTAGAAACTATAAAAAAAGATGTCTGTCCTTTAGAAATGCCTAAATTAGAGAGATGTAAATTTTTAAATGATTCTGGAAAAATAGGTGCAGTATATCATTTTATTTTAAGTGAAAAAGAAAGAAAAAATTAGGAGGAAAATATGAGTTTATTTGATAAGTTCAATGTATTTTTAGAAGAAAAATTTATGCCAATAGCTGGGAAAATAGGTGGACAAAAACATTTACAAGCAATAAGAGATGGATTAATTTTATCTATGCCTTTAACAATAGCAGGTTCTATCTTTATGATTTTAGCTTTTTTACCAATACCTGGGTACTATGACTTTATGTTAGGTATATTTGGAGATACCTGGATGGGAAAAGTTCTCTATCCTGTAAGAGCAACTTTTGATATTATGTCTATATTTGGATGTATTGGAATAGCGTATAGATTAGCTGAAAAAAATAAAGTAGACTGTCTTTCATCAGTTGCTCTTGCATTAATGACGTTTATGATATTGACTCCATATAAAGTTTCATTTATGAATACCAGTGTAGAGGCTATTCCATTAGTATATACAGGAAGTGCAGGATTATTTGGAGCGATAATAGCCTCACTTATATCAGTTGAGATTTATACATGGTTTATTAGAAAAAATATAGTTATAAAGATGCCTGATAATGTTCCACCAGCAGTTGCAAGATCATTTGTTGCATTAATTCCAACTTTAGCTTTAATGATAGGAACTTTAATCATACGTTTAATATTAGAAAGTACTGATTTTCAAAATGTTCACGAGTTATTAAAAGTAATTTTAACGACTCCACTAAAAATATTGGTAGGAAGCTGGTGGGGATTAGCTATAATAGTTGCTATAATTCAATTATTCTGGATAGCAGGACTACATGGATCAACAATTATTTTAGGAACAATAGGACCAGTGCTTGGATTATTAGGAGATCAAAATAGACTTGCTTATGAAGCAGGAAAAGAGATCCCTAATGTATTAGGAGGACCATTTTTTGATATATTTATAAGTCTTGGTGGTGGAGGAGGAACATTTGCTCTAGCATTTCTATTGGCTTTTGTTTCTAAAAGTAAACAACTTAAAGAGGTAGGAAGAATTTCAGTTGGAGCAGCGTGTTTTAATATAAATGAACCAATTATATTTGGATTACCTATAGTTATGAATCCGTACTTAATAATTCCATTTTTTATAACACCTATTATAACAGGACTTATTGGTTATTTTAGTATTGCTATGGGAGTATTGCCAAAATTACCAGGAATTTCAATCCCATGGACAACACCACCTTTAATAAGTGGATATTTAGCTTCTATAGGTTCATTTAGATATGTTATTTTACAAATTCTATTAATCGTTATAGGCTTAATAATATATTTACCATTTTTTAAAGCATTTGATAATAAAATTTTAGAAGAAGAAAAAGCTTATGAAAATAATTAATAAAATTAGGAGTGATATTATGAGTTTTCCAAAGAATTTTTTATGGGGAAGTGCTACAGCAGCTTACCAAGTAGAAGGAGCATGGAATCAAGATGGAAAAGGACCATCTATATGGGATCTGTATTCAAAATTACCTGGAACAACATTTGAAGGAACAAATGGAGACATAGCAGCAGATCATTACAATAGATATAAAGAAGATGTAAAAACAATGGCTGAAATGGGATTAAAAACTTATAGATTCAGTATTGCTTGGACAAGAATTTTTCCAGAGGGATCAGGAAAAATAAATGAAAAAGGAATAGAGTTTTATAGCAATCTAATAGATGAACTATTAAAATACAACATTGAACCTATGATAACTCTTTACCATTGGGATTTACCTCAAGCTCTTCAAGATAAGTATGCAGGTTGGGAATCAAGAGAGATAATAGATGATTTTGTAGAGTATGCAAGAGTATGTTTTAAAAACTTTGGAGATAGAGTAAAATATTGGATTGTAATGAATGAGCCAAATGTTTTTATAGGATTAGGATATGGAATAGCTTTACATCCACCTGGATTAAAAGATAGAAAGAAAGAGTTAAATGCTGGGCACATAACGGCTTTAGCTAATGCAAAAGCAATTAAGTTATTTAGAGAGATAGTTCCAAATGGGATGATAGGATCGAGTATAGCTTATGGACCAGCTTATGCAGCTTCAGAATCTGAAGAGGATAAATTAGCTTTAGAGAAATACTATAACTATAATGTATGGTGGTGGTTTGATCCATATTTCAAAGGGGAATATCCAGCAGATATGTTAAAATATAATCAAGAAAAATATGGAGCTCCAGAGATACTAGATGGAGATATGGAACTTCTTAAGTCAGCAAAATCTGATTTTATAGGAATTAATTATTACTGTACCCAAATGATAGCTGATAATAAAGAGGGAGTAGGATACAATGGTATGAATACTACTGGAGAGAAAAATAGTCAAAAGGAGAATGGAGTACCAGGGTTATTTAAAAATGTTAGAAATACTAACTTAGAATATACTGATTGGGATTGGGCAATAGATCCAGATGGATTAAGATATGGAATGGTTCAGTTAAAAGAGAGATACAATCTTCCTATAATAATTAGTGAAAATGGATTAGGAGCTGTAGATCCAATAGATGAAGAGGGAAATATACAAGATATTCCAAGAATAGATTACCTAAGAGAGCATATAATAGCTTGTGAAAAAGCTATAGAAGAAGGAGTGGATCTACTAGGATATTGTACTTGGTCATATATAGATCTATTAAGCTGGTTAAATGGATATAAGAAACAGTATGGGTTTATCTATGTAGATAGAAAGAATAATTTAGAGAGAAAGAAAAAAGCAAGTTATTTCTGGTATAAAGATGTAATAGCTAGCAATGGAGAGAAATTATAAAATATTTGAGAAGGGATTAGAATGAAAAAAAAAGCTAAAGGTAAAATTATGTTTTTATTAGCTATTACTTTACTTGCAACAAGTTGTGGAAATGTGAATACTAAAGAGGGAACAAAGGAAGTAGAAATAGCTAAACTTTCAATAGATAAAAAATATCAACAAAATGATTTAATTCTTTTTACTAATGAAGTTTTAGGTGGATGGTCAATGGAAGGAGGACAAGAGTTAGATGAAAGAGGGTTTTTACCTGTAGATAAAAATATGACATATAACTCTTTACCTTCATTACACATAAAGACTTCAATAAATGAAAATCAATGGTTATGTTCAATAGTACCAAAAGGTTGGAATGCTATGAATTTAGAACCATATGTTGCCAATGGAACATTAGAGTTTAATATAAAAGGAGCAAAAGGGGGAGAAGTATTTGAACTCTCTTTTGGTGGAAAGAGAACAGATGGAAAAGGAGATATTGATATAGTCTCTTTTAGAACAGACACGCAGTTTGAAATAACTAAAGAATGGCAACATATTTCTATTCCATTAAAGGATGTGATGAATTTATCAGGAGAAGCAGATTTAAGATCTTTTAGACAGCTTATTTTTAAGGAAGTTGATAATGGGGTAACAGAAAAACCTGTTGAAGTATGGATAAATGATGTAAGAATAATAACTTCAGATGATGAAACTTCACAAAATCCTGTGAAAGTAAATCAAGTAGGATATCATTTAAATGCAGATAAATATGCTTTAATAAGTGGATTTGCACATAAATTCACAACTCCAGTAGGAACAATTTTTAGAGTAAAAGATACTAAAGATAAAGTGATTTATACAGGAAAATTGTCGCTGATTTGTGATGATGATTCAGTTGTATCAGGAGATAGAATACTAAAAGCTGACTTCAGTGATATTAAAGTTCCAGGAACGTATTTTTTAGAGGTTGAAGGTGTAGGAAAATCTCAGAAATTTACAATAGGAGATAACATATATAAACCTTTATTGGAAGATATAACTAAATATTATTATCTTCAAAGAGGAAATGAAATAATTGAAGAAAAATATGTTGGAAAACTATTTGCAAGAGGAGAAGGACTACCACAAGATAGAAGTGTTCCTCTAAATTCTCAAAGAGAGAGCTCAAAAAGATATGATGTTTCTGGTGGATGGTATGATGCTGGAGATTATGGAAAATACACAAATGCTGGAGCTACTGCGGTAACAGAACTTTTATGGGCATATGAAATGTTTCCAAATCAATTTAGAGATAAAAAAGATTTTATACCAGAAAGTGGAAATGGAGTTTCAGATTTATTAGATGAAATTAGATGGGAATTAGATTTCTTATTAAAAATGCAAGATAAAGATACAGGAGGAGTATATTCTCATGTATGGGCACAAAACTATGATGGTACACCAGATATAGCTTTAACAATGGATAGATATATCCAGGATAAAAATGGAACAATGACTAATGTAAAACCAACAACTCATACAGCAGATGTTGTTGCTGCTTTAGCTCATGGTTATACAGTATTTAAAAATATAGATAAAGAATATGCTGAAAAATTACTTAAAGCAGCAAAATTTGGATACCAATACTTAGAAAAAAATTCAAATTTAATAATCTCTATGCCGAATGAACCATATTATGATGGAAATGATACTGATAATAGATTATGGGCAGCAGCAGAATTATATAGAGCCACTGGAGAAAAAAAATACGACGAATATTTCTTAAATAACTATAGAAATTTTGAAGAAAGCTTTGAAGCTGAAAAAAATGGACATGGTTGGGGAAATATGGAAAAAGTTGCTTTTTATGCATACTTAAGCTCTAAAAATCCTGCTTCTGAAGTAAAAGAATGGTTTAAAGAGAAGTTTACATCATGGTCAGATGATGTATTTGAAAAAACTGTAAATAACCCATGGAAAACTGTGTTAGGAGAAAATGACTATGTATGGGGAAGTAACTCAGTTATAGGAACTACATTGATGGATCTATATGTAGGAAATAAGGTTCTAGGAAAGGATAATGATAGAACTATAGCTATGATGAGAACTAATATGAACTATTTCTTAGGAGTAAATCCATTAGCATTTAGTTATGTTTCAGGATATGGAGAAAATTGTTTAAGTCATACATATAGCAACATATATAATTATGATGGGATATTAGAGATTCCAAAGGGATATTTTGCAGGAGGACCAAACCAATTTCAAGGTGCGGAACTATCTAAATTCAATGCTAGAGATTATGTTGACTCAGGATATGAATGGACAACAAATGAGCACACAATTTATTGGAATTCAGTATTAATATTTTCTACAGCAGCTTTAAATGAAAATCTTCAAGAAGTTAGTATTATGAACTTTGAAGTGAAATAAAAAATAAAAAGAGAGCAAGTTACTAAAAGTTATAGAGTATCCTTGCTCTTTTAATTTACTAATTTTTTAGATAAAATAATTTAATCGCTATTAACCAAATTAAAAAAATCAGAAATAGGAATTAATGCTGCTCCAAGTATACTTGAACGCTCATTTAAATTAGAACATAAAATATTAAGAGGATAATTTTTAAAGAAAATATTTTTTTGAATATTTTTTAAAATATCTTGTTGATATTTTTCAATATATTTTGCTAAATTTCCACTAATTATAATATTATTGATATCAAAAGTTAAAAGTATATTACTTAAACCAATACTAAAAAAATTAATATATTTTTCTACGAACTCTTTATTTTGTTCTTTATCAAAAATAAAAGAAAGTTCTTTAGTACTAACCCTATTAAGCTCCTCTTCTGTTGCAATTTCAGAAACATATAATTCCCAACATCCTCTATTTCCACAATTACATTTTTTTCCAGAATAATCAATGGAGATATGTCCAAACTCTCCGCATAAATTATTATTTCCATGATGTAAGTGAGAATTAATATATACTCCAGCTCCTATTCCACTTCCAATAGAAATAACAACAAAATTTTCATCCTTTTGAGCTTTTCCAAGAATTTTTTCGCTATAAATACAAGCATTAGCATCATTTTCTAAATAAACATTTAAATCATATTTTTTAAATATATCATTTAAATCTATATTTTTTAAATTTAAGTTTATTCCATCTAAAATTTTTAATTTTTTTCTATCTACAATTCCTGGAAAAGAGATTCTAATTCCCAAAATTTTATCTTTAATCTCTTTATCAATTTCATTAAAAAATTCATTGAAAAGAGAGGATAAGATTTGAGAAAAAGTATTATTATTATATTCTAAATTAAGAATTGTCCTTTCTTTTTTTATTCTTCCAAGAAGATCAATTAGAATAAAGCTAATTTTTTTTAACTCGATCTGGATTCCGATTGAGTAGAACTTATCAGTATTTACAAGAAATGATACTGAAGAGCGTCCAGGTGTATGCATAATTTCATCAGATTGTAAAATTATTCCCTCTTTTAAAAAATCTTCTACTAATCTTTTAGAGGTTGGATAAGTTAAATTTAATCCTTTACTTGCTTGAGAAATTGTAAAATTTTTATTTTTATATATAAAATTTAAAAAATCTAAATCATTCCTTTTTTTTGTTCTAATTGGTACATTAATTCACCTCAATTATTTATATCATTTTTTAATGATATAACTTTTTTATATAAAAGTCAAATTTTTAAAAGGAGGGTTTATATGGAATTTTTTAAAGGAATTGATAAAGTAAAATATGAAGGTGTAAAAACAAATAATTTATTAGCATTTGCTCATTATAATCCTGAAGAAGTAATATTAGGAAAAAAGATGAAAGATCACCTTAAATTTGCAATGTCATATTGGCATACATTAACAGGAGAGGGAACAGATCCATTTGGAAATGCAACTATGGATAGAGAGTGGAATGAGTATACTCCAATGGAAAAAGCAAAAGCTAGAGTAAAAGCTGGTTTTGAATTTATGGAAAAATTAGGACTTGAATATTTCTGTTTTCATGATAAAGATATAGCTCCAGAGGCTGAAACATTAGAAGAGTACCATAGAAACTTAGATGAGATCGTTGATTTAATAGAAGAAGAGATGAAAAGAACAGGAAT
This window harbors:
- a CDS encoding ROK family protein, with product MYLSFDVGGTKTKYSLINERGEILKSGSIDTQDNKDTIFKRVKEVVEKFQNEGDKIDGLAFSMPGVIDVKRGHMITGGALYDLYDFPFKSELEKYIGIPVELENDVNCVALAEKWLGNAKECENFLCLTVGTGVGGAIYIDGKMVRGRGFAAGEFGFMITDRRENYEEASLSMSGSVRGGLIKAYAKKKNMNWEELRGEEIFEFSKNGDKIATEVIEEFYTSLAYSIYNLAVSLNPEKILIGGEITKREDFIEIIEKKVETIKKDVCPLEMPKLERCKFLNDSGKIGAVYHFILSEKERKN
- the celB gene encoding PTS cellobiose transporter subunit IIC, producing the protein MSLFDKFNVFLEEKFMPIAGKIGGQKHLQAIRDGLILSMPLTIAGSIFMILAFLPIPGYYDFMLGIFGDTWMGKVLYPVRATFDIMSIFGCIGIAYRLAEKNKVDCLSSVALALMTFMILTPYKVSFMNTSVEAIPLVYTGSAGLFGAIIASLISVEIYTWFIRKNIVIKMPDNVPPAVARSFVALIPTLALMIGTLIIRLILESTDFQNVHELLKVILTTPLKILVGSWWGLAIIVAIIQLFWIAGLHGSTIILGTIGPVLGLLGDQNRLAYEAGKEIPNVLGGPFFDIFISLGGGGGTFALAFLLAFVSKSKQLKEVGRISVGAACFNINEPIIFGLPIVMNPYLIIPFFITPIITGLIGYFSIAMGVLPKLPGISIPWTTPPLISGYLASIGSFRYVILQILLIVIGLIIYLPFFKAFDNKILEEEKAYENN
- a CDS encoding glycoside hydrolase family 1 protein; this translates as MSFPKNFLWGSATAAYQVEGAWNQDGKGPSIWDLYSKLPGTTFEGTNGDIAADHYNRYKEDVKTMAEMGLKTYRFSIAWTRIFPEGSGKINEKGIEFYSNLIDELLKYNIEPMITLYHWDLPQALQDKYAGWESREIIDDFVEYARVCFKNFGDRVKYWIVMNEPNVFIGLGYGIALHPPGLKDRKKELNAGHITALANAKAIKLFREIVPNGMIGSSIAYGPAYAASESEEDKLALEKYYNYNVWWWFDPYFKGEYPADMLKYNQEKYGAPEILDGDMELLKSAKSDFIGINYYCTQMIADNKEGVGYNGMNTTGEKNSQKENGVPGLFKNVRNTNLEYTDWDWAIDPDGLRYGMVQLKERYNLPIIISENGLGAVDPIDEEGNIQDIPRIDYLREHIIACEKAIEEGVDLLGYCTWSYIDLLSWLNGYKKQYGFIYVDRKNNLERKKKASYFWYKDVIASNGEKL
- a CDS encoding glycoside hydrolase family 9 protein, yielding MKKKAKGKIMFLLAITLLATSCGNVNTKEGTKEVEIAKLSIDKKYQQNDLILFTNEVLGGWSMEGGQELDERGFLPVDKNMTYNSLPSLHIKTSINENQWLCSIVPKGWNAMNLEPYVANGTLEFNIKGAKGGEVFELSFGGKRTDGKGDIDIVSFRTDTQFEITKEWQHISIPLKDVMNLSGEADLRSFRQLIFKEVDNGVTEKPVEVWINDVRIITSDDETSQNPVKVNQVGYHLNADKYALISGFAHKFTTPVGTIFRVKDTKDKVIYTGKLSLICDDDSVVSGDRILKADFSDIKVPGTYFLEVEGVGKSQKFTIGDNIYKPLLEDITKYYYLQRGNEIIEEKYVGKLFARGEGLPQDRSVPLNSQRESSKRYDVSGGWYDAGDYGKYTNAGATAVTELLWAYEMFPNQFRDKKDFIPESGNGVSDLLDEIRWELDFLLKMQDKDTGGVYSHVWAQNYDGTPDIALTMDRYIQDKNGTMTNVKPTTHTADVVAALAHGYTVFKNIDKEYAEKLLKAAKFGYQYLEKNSNLIISMPNEPYYDGNDTDNRLWAAAELYRATGEKKYDEYFLNNYRNFEESFEAEKNGHGWGNMEKVAFYAYLSSKNPASEVKEWFKEKFTSWSDDVFEKTVNNPWKTVLGENDYVWGSNSVIGTTLMDLYVGNKVLGKDNDRTIAMMRTNMNYFLGVNPLAFSYVSGYGENCLSHTYSNIYNYDGILEIPKGYFAGGPNQFQGAELSKFNARDYVDSGYEWTTNEHTIYWNSVLIFSTAALNENLQEVSIMNFEVK
- a CDS encoding ROK family protein — its product is MHTPGRSSVSFLVNTDKFYSIGIQIELKKISFILIDLLGRIKKERTILNLEYNNNTFSQILSSLFNEFFNEIDKEIKDKILGIRISFPGIVDRKKLKILDGINLNLKNIDLNDIFKKYDLNVYLENDANACIYSEKILGKAQKDENFVVISIGSGIGAGVYINSHLHHGNNNLCGEFGHISIDYSGKKCNCGNRGCWELYVSEIATEEELNRVSTKELSFIFDKEQNKEFVEKYINFFSIGLSNILLTFDINNIIISGNLAKYIEKYQQDILKNIQKNIFFKNYPLNILCSNLNERSSILGAALIPISDFFNLVNSD